Part of the Cervus canadensis isolate Bull #8, Minnesota chromosome 15, ASM1932006v1, whole genome shotgun sequence genome is shown below.
CTTTCCCCAAAAAAACATTTATGTtaggttaatttttttcctctatatttttaaaatgtttgatacTAGACATCTTGGTTTAAAATGAGAACCTTCCTATAATTTCCAGCCATCAGTATTTTGGTTGCAATCCTACgttctttcttttcccacctAGGCCCAGTGCAGCATGTCACATTTCTGGTGGAGAAAAGCTGGAGATGGATTAAGAACAGGGATGAAGCAAAGCTATTTTCTGGTTAAGGgtggaagggggaaggagggaacaCAGGTGTGGCTCTGGCACGTAGCAGATCAGATCTTGCATTTTGGGAACTAATACTGCTTCTTCTTATAGCCCTTggcttttttttgaaaaattaagccATTCTCTCTCTACTTGTAGGGAAAAATCAGGCTATCTTGTTAACCCTGTTTAATTCTTCCTAAAGAGGAATGCATGAATTGGAAAGAAATAATCTACATTTAGAAAGTTGTATTTTAGTCTTCCAAATATCAGTAATTTCAGTAGCTCATTTGGCCTATTATTCACTTATGTCTTTTCTTTCACAGTACtaacatttttagtttattcaaAATATGGCCAATTTGTAAAAACCAAACTGAATACCAGCCCCTCCCCCCATCATGGCTTACTTGATGTTTTGATGATGAAACAAATACAGCATTAAGTGAATTTTTTATTGTTCAAGTTTTTCACATATAGGTTCATCACAGCTTAAgaatttgaagatattttctgtaGCTGGCTTGTGTCATGTCATTTCGTTGCCCTGGCCATTTAAATACACCTTTGACAGGATTTGTGGATTTGGTGTACAGACTAACTCGAAAAATATAAGACAAGCAGGCTCATAAACACGTGAATGATCCAATAAACAGGCAACAAAAAAGTCCTACTGAGCTAGGCAAAAGCATTATTTCTTCCTTGTTGAAGGTATCAGCATATGCTACATCTTATGTTGCACAAGCGTACTCATTAAATATTATGAAATGTACAGCAGGCCGGGAAGCTCTAACTAGCTAGTCAAAGTCACTCATACCTGTGTGCTCGTATTTATGCCGCAGAAGGGAACTGCTTTTCTGGAATGTCTTGTCACATAAGTCACATGCATACATGCCGCTCTCTGTCTTCTTGATCTTCTTTCGAGACAGACAGGAGTCGGAGTCTGTCATGTCATCTAGGCCTGACATGTAGTCTTGTGCTCCATCAAGCAATTCTCCCTGTGATATAATCACATAGTTCAACACAGTCGCTTCTCTTTGTGTTTATAACAAACAACTTTGCATTGGCTGACATTTGGAGAATCTCGGAAGTGCTCTCTATGAATCCATCTAGTTCTTAGAAACTTTTACTTTCCATAAACAATATATGAGGGTTCacatttcaacaaaaatataaaccttCTCTGCCCTAGGTGGTAGAGCTTGTTGTTTTTCAAGGATAGAAAATGTTCAACTCTGAAGGTGAGAAAAACATAAACTTCCCCATgttccttaattttctttctattcgGAAATATCTGTGAGTGAGAACTAAACATCAGAATTTGTATATTTTCCAGTGTGCTTAACTTTAGAAATGATCTGTAGCTGCAGAAACCccattttaattgaattttatatttaggtACAAAATGTTATTATTATGCAATCTATTTAAATGTATGTCTACCAACTAAAGGCCTGGagctatatttttatatttaattttctaatttgaaaTAGGGAATATTAATAACACTTTTTATCAATGTTCTATCTATGTTAAAACAGCCTTCAGCATTGAGCAATAATGAATGTGGATCAgtaaattattaaatttcttgatatttattttgtcttgATCCAAAGGAGTGCAAACTTGCATGATAACATACATTTCCATTTGCTAGCCCACAGTTCACTTTTCTTAGACTACGTTTGCACTAATTAATATTAGAGAAGATTAAATAGGcttaaaaacatttacaaagaGGGCAGATGTACTGTAAATTGGAATACTGGAACAGCTGTGACAGAGGTGCACTGCTACTTAGGCTCCTATTTTGTAAACAGGGATTTTACTCCACGATGTTAAGACATACctgcttttatatttgaaaaaccaTAAATTATTCACTAGCTTGAAAACTACAAAGGAAGTCATGTGGAatgcacaaaatatttttaaaaatactcttccAAATAAACTATTCTCTATGAAACCAAGTGCACATCAAATTTACATGTTATTGCAAATTGTGAGCATCTCTAAAAGTATGTGACTGTCATAAATGTTAACGTTTAGCCTCTATGTAAGTCCTATAAAATagtcatgaagtgaagtgaaagtcactcaatcatgtctgactctttgcgaccccatgatctgtacagtccatggaattctccaggccagaatactggagtgggtagcctttcccttctccaggggatcttcccaaccctgattgaactgaggtctcctgcactgcaggcagattctttaccagctgagctatcggGGAAACCCCCAAATACTCATATCAGCATATAATTCTGAAAGCAGATGGATCAATCTAAATAAACCTTAATGATAAATATTaagttctttatcttttcttaagGCACAATTGCTTGATAGAAAGGgtcccactgtttctccatttatttgtctaGCCCACTCAGTTTTAGCTTCAAGTTCAAACCCACTCTTCTATTTCTGCTGAGAACACAGCAATAGATTTTTTTCCACTAAGATTTTTTCCTACATACACGTAAGCGATATAATTTTCACCTCCtctcttctgattaaaaaaaaaaaagtctcattaCCTGAAATCCTGGTTTCCGCTGGTACTTTCTCCTTTGCTGCATGTCAGCAAAAGTAGCTGCTCCAGTTGGGTAAGTATAGGCCATGTGTGGTAGGAAGCTCATCTGATCCAGTCCTGGGTATGGTCGCAGTCCAGGGATGCTAGTCTGGACCGGTGGCATGAAAGCGGCAGGGGGGAACGCGCTTTGTGGAGGAAGAGCTGTGTAGAGAGGTTTGGCACTAAAGGGGTTCATGCCGAACACTGGGTTAGCACTTTTGCTGTCCAGATTATTTGAATTTGAAAACTCCTTCTTGATAAAAGTCAAGTTCAGAGGCTCATCTGAGTTTTCAGATGACGAAGAAACACTGTTGTGGTCTAAATTTATGCTGCCAACTTTAGTTTTGTTCTTTGTGGCTATAATACTTTTGggttctttcatttgttttggtAACGACAGGTCCAAAGGCTCAGCCTGGAGCTCCTCAGATGAGAAGCTGTTTGGAGTGTAAGAACTACTGTGGGAGTTTTTAGAAGACGTGGAGGAAAGATTTAAGGGAGAAGGAGTATTACTCCTTGAGTGGTCCAATTTTTCAACTGGTTTAATATTGGTAAAATGGGAAGGTTTTGTTAGCCTGAGAGGAGGGTCACAATTCGTAACACTGTTGTGGAGTTCTGCTATAGATGGTGACGTTATGGAGTCCATGGGTTTTACGGGAGACCTGGGTAATAAAGAGTCTTTTGTGGGAGGGTTACTGTTGGGAGCTAACGGCTTGGAGTTCCTTTCCAGTGATGGTGACCTGGAATTTGAGTACTGGTAGACTTTTCGTTGCTCAAACCATTCCTTCACAAATTCCTGAGGAAGGCCCACAGCAATGGAAATTTTCAGCAGTTCATCAGAGTTGGGCTCCATGTTCATAGCATAATATGCTTTAAGTACAGACATGTGGTCCTTGTATGGGTTGATGGGGCTTGTCATTCCTTTCTCAGAAAGTACAGATGACAAGAGGAGGGCTTTATTATCAACAAATACTCCGGCTTTGTTGGGGACTATGttttcatggggttgcaggacTGCCTTGATCTCTTCATTCATCTTACAAAGGTAACGTTCATGCTGATGCAAAGGAATGGGGCCAGGAAAACTTTCTTTACAGAACTGGCAGGAGAATGGAGTGGATATGTTGTGGTTCTCAATCATTTTGTCATCGGTGACCAAATCTATTAAAGTACGCAGCTTCTCTTTCTTTATATTACTGATCTGTCTCCTTGAGTCAGTAGTCAAGCTCTGGAGGCAAGCTTTGGCTTCATTGACTTTTTCTAACGTGTAGTCAATAATACTTTTAGTGGCACCATTATGACTTACTACTGGAAGACCTACGGGTGGAATATTAGGAGAAGTAACTCCTTGTTCCTCAGGTTGAGAGCATGGATCCTTCATGTGATAACCTTTCAACTTGGAGATTTCTTCAGCCTTGCAGTCCATTTTTTGTCTGGAAACTGTGTTGTCCACAATCTGTAGAACCTTTTGTACCTCGCTTAAGTTACTATTCATTGTGGGAAATCCAAGTAAAGGGGCTTCCATCCCTACACCTAAGTGCTGCATTGGACTCTGAGCAGACGGATGAACTCCTAAAGGGCTGGTGGCTCCAAGTGCACCATTCATAAAAGGACTAGTGCCACTAAACCCGTGTGTGGCCATAAGAACTTTATAGTCATTGAAGTCTAGTggttctgttttaattttaagtaaGCCTGTCTGTTCAGACATACTAAGTGGTTTTCCATTCTCCAATTTGTTTCTTAACTGGGTAATGGCCGAATTAGTaggagaagaagaaacagaattagGGGAAGAACCTGTCTTGATATTGTTTCTCATTCGGCCATTTACAGAGATTAAGCCAATACATTTCTTGCTGCTGATGTGTGAGCTGTAGGAACCAGAATGGGAGAAACGTTTCTTGCAGTTGGGGCACTCGTACGGCTTTTCACCTAAAATGACAATTAAAAtgaatgttactttttttttttttctttttgatggggCACCAATTGCAATCGTctacccaggcaagaatctgtGCAATCAAAGGAAAGGAACACAATGGGGCACCTCTACATTCTAGGTGCTTAGATTAGAATTATGTGGCTATAACTGTTTCTGGGCTTTATCTACCCTGGGAGGACATAATTCAAGATGTTAGCAATGGAAGGTGAGGGCTATCTGTGCCTTTTTCAGCCAAGATCCAAAATCTTGTCTTGCCATCGGCAGCCTCCTATTTAAACAGAGTGTTAGATTAATGTGTGGTCAATAGCACAATAAAGATGTCACAGTATTTAAAGGGAAGTGTAGCCATGGCTTTAATCAACTCTGTGAAGATTCCATTGATTCTACCAATCCAACTAGTCCTTTGAATAGCATCCAATTTGGTAATAAAATGCTTGGCAGAGCTATCAAAATAGTTATAAAGAAGAAATCTCAGTGGTAAGATGTTGTTCTGAAAATACAGCTTTCAGGAATCAAGGAACACTTATCATACAAAAGCTCTTATCCAAAATTCTTCCACATTCTTCTTTCAAGTTTGGGTATCAAAAAATGAATATCCTTCAGAATTTGCCAGCTGAGTTTCTTCAggtcaaaaacattttaaaggacaAAAAGGACCTTCTAGATTTCACAAGAAGGCAAAACATGTGCAATTTTCAAGAAGTATAAGCACTCCTCCACTTATTAGCAGTGCTATTGGTGGTACTGTAAGGCTCACAAAGTGGGCACACAAAGCTTACGACATAAATGTGTAGTTCTAAAAAACTACAAACAGGATTGTGTACATTTTATACAATCTTTAGAAAGGCTCCTAATGAAACAAAACGCAAAAACAAGCACCAGCTCCTCTACTACTCACCACTGTGGATTCGCAGGTGTTCCTTCAGATGGTGTTTATATTTGAAGGCCTTGCCACACTCCGTGCATTTGAACTTGCGATTACCTGCTCCTTGGGTCAGCATTTGGTGCTATAAAAGGAGAAAGACTGACATCAGTTTTGTGCAGGAGGAACAAAGGAAacttgttacaaatatttttaaaaggcctcTATTTTCAGACAGGCCAAAAGGTTTGAgtgcatgtttatttatttgcccaGTCTTTCAGAGTTGCAATAAAAGTGATAATGTTGGCAATAAAAttggaacaaataaaaaaaaaagtgctttcacATGCGCATCCAACACTTGCTT
Proteins encoded:
- the ZEB2 gene encoding zinc finger E-box-binding homeobox 2 isoform X2 encodes the protein MKQPIMADGPRCKRRKQANPRRKNVVNYDNVVDTGSETDEEDKPQIAEEDGIANPLDQERSPASVPNHESSPHVSQALLPREEEEDEIREGGVEHSWHSSDILQASVDGPEEMKEDYDTMGPEATIQTAVNNGTVKNANCTADFEEYFAKRKLEERDGHAVSIEEYLHRSDTAIIYPEAPEELSRLGTPEANGQEENDLPPGTPDAFAQLLTCPYCDRGYKRLTSLKEHIKYRHEKNEENFSCPLCSYTFAYRTQLERHMVTHKPGTDQHQMLTQGAGNRKFKCTECGKAFKYKHHLKEHLRIHSGEKPYECPNCKKRFSHSGSYSSHISSKKCIGLISVNGRMRNNIKTGSSPNSVSSSPTNSAITQLRNKLENGKPLSMSEQTGLLKIKTEPLDFNDYKVLMATHGFSGTSPFMNGALGATSPLGVHPSAQSPMQHLGVGMEAPLLGFPTMNSNLSEVQKVLQIVDNTVSRQKMDCKAEEISKLKGYHMKDPCSQPEEQGVTSPNIPPVGLPVVSHNGATKSIIDYTLEKVNEAKACLQSLTTDSRRQISNIKKEKLRTLIDLVTDDKMIENHNISTPFSCQFCKESFPGPIPLHQHERYLCKMNEEIKAVLQPHENIVPNKAGVFVDNKALLLSSVLSEKGMTSPINPYKDHMSVLKAYYAMNMEPNSDELLKISIAVGLPQEFVKEWFEQRKVYQYSNSRSPSLERNSKPLAPNSNPPTKDSLLPRSPVKPMDSITSPSIAELHNSVTNCDPPLRLTKPSHFTNIKPVEKLDHSRSNTPSPLNLSSTSSKNSHSSSYTPNSFSSEELQAEPLDLSLPKQMKEPKSIIATKNKTKVGSINLDHNSVSSSSENSDEPLNLTFIKKEFSNSNNLDSKSANPVFGMNPFSAKPLYTALPPQSAFPPAAFMPPVQTSIPGLRPYPGLDQMSFLPHMAYTYPTGAATFADMQQRRKYQRKPGFQGELLDGAQDYMSGLDDMTDSDSCLSRKKIKKTESGMYACDLCDKTFQKSSSLLRHKYEHTGKRPHQCQICKKAFKHKHHLIEHSRLHSGEKPYQCDKCGKRFSHSGSYSQHMNHRYSYCKREAEEREAAEREAREKGHLEPTELLMNRAYLQSITPQGYSDSEERESMPRDGESEKEHEKEGEDGYGKLGRQDGDEEFEEEEEESENKSMDTDPETIRDEEETGDHSMDDSSEDGKMETKSDHEEDNMEDGM
- the ZEB2 gene encoding zinc finger E-box-binding homeobox 2 isoform X1, which produces MTHFEDIEPACCRSRAPSPCELPSDPLLSMKQPIMADGPRCKRRKQANPRRKNVVNYDNVVDTGSETDEEDKPQIAEEDGIANPLDQERSPASVPNHESSPHVSQALLPREEEEDEIREGGVEHSWHSSDILQASVDGPEEMKEDYDTMGPEATIQTAVNNGTVKNANCTADFEEYFAKRKLEERDGHAVSIEEYLHRSDTAIIYPEAPEELSRLGTPEANGQEENDLPPGTPDAFAQLLTCPYCDRGYKRLTSLKEHIKYRHEKNEENFSCPLCSYTFAYRTQLERHMVTHKPGTDQHQMLTQGAGNRKFKCTECGKAFKYKHHLKEHLRIHSGEKPYECPNCKKRFSHSGSYSSHISSKKCIGLISVNGRMRNNIKTGSSPNSVSSSPTNSAITQLRNKLENGKPLSMSEQTGLLKIKTEPLDFNDYKVLMATHGFSGTSPFMNGALGATSPLGVHPSAQSPMQHLGVGMEAPLLGFPTMNSNLSEVQKVLQIVDNTVSRQKMDCKAEEISKLKGYHMKDPCSQPEEQGVTSPNIPPVGLPVVSHNGATKSIIDYTLEKVNEAKACLQSLTTDSRRQISNIKKEKLRTLIDLVTDDKMIENHNISTPFSCQFCKESFPGPIPLHQHERYLCKMNEEIKAVLQPHENIVPNKAGVFVDNKALLLSSVLSEKGMTSPINPYKDHMSVLKAYYAMNMEPNSDELLKISIAVGLPQEFVKEWFEQRKVYQYSNSRSPSLERNSKPLAPNSNPPTKDSLLPRSPVKPMDSITSPSIAELHNSVTNCDPPLRLTKPSHFTNIKPVEKLDHSRSNTPSPLNLSSTSSKNSHSSSYTPNSFSSEELQAEPLDLSLPKQMKEPKSIIATKNKTKVGSINLDHNSVSSSSENSDEPLNLTFIKKEFSNSNNLDSKSANPVFGMNPFSAKPLYTALPPQSAFPPAAFMPPVQTSIPGLRPYPGLDQMSFLPHMAYTYPTGAATFADMQQRRKYQRKPGFQGELLDGAQDYMSGLDDMTDSDSCLSRKKIKKTESGMYACDLCDKTFQKSSSLLRHKYEHTGKRPHQCQICKKAFKHKHHLIEHSRLHSGEKPYQCDKCGKRFSHSGSYSQHMNHRYSYCKREAEEREAAEREAREKGHLEPTELLMNRAYLQSITPQGYSDSEERESMPRDGESEKEHEKEGEDGYGKLGRQDGDEEFEEEEEESENKSMDTDPETIRDEEETGDHSMDDSSEDGKMETKSDHEEDNMEDGM